One Nocardia iowensis DNA window includes the following coding sequences:
- a CDS encoding NAD(P)H-binding protein, giving the protein MILITGGHGSVGTNLLAMLRADDLAVRVGSRRPEQLPADVSAVTCDLTDPSTFPAALAGVTSVFLYAEPSTITEFVSAATEAGVEHIVLLSSTAALSPDAATNPLGKLHLDTEVGLAAAPMTTTVLRPGTFAGNARAWADSIKAGSPVSLPYPDAYIDPIHELDIAAAAHAVLTKPDHRGAQHDLTGPEALTFRQQLDRIAGVTGQPVVIDHVTPEAWKEQMQAHLPAAVADALLDHWRRHDGVPTPLTDTVATLTGHPPRTFTNWIEDNAAEFTA; this is encoded by the coding sequence ATGATTCTCATCACCGGCGGCCACGGCTCGGTCGGCACCAACCTGCTGGCCATGCTCCGAGCCGACGATCTCGCCGTCCGCGTCGGCTCCCGCCGACCCGAGCAGCTGCCCGCGGACGTTTCCGCGGTGACCTGCGATCTGACCGACCCGAGCACCTTCCCCGCGGCCCTCGCCGGCGTCACCTCGGTATTCCTGTACGCCGAGCCCAGCACGATCACCGAATTCGTCTCCGCCGCAACCGAAGCGGGCGTCGAACACATCGTGCTGCTGTCCTCGACGGCCGCGCTCAGCCCCGACGCCGCCACCAATCCGCTCGGAAAATTACATCTGGACACCGAGGTCGGACTCGCGGCCGCGCCGATGACCACGACCGTGCTGCGCCCTGGCACCTTCGCAGGCAATGCCCGTGCGTGGGCCGACTCGATCAAGGCAGGCAGTCCCGTCAGCCTCCCCTACCCGGACGCCTACATCGATCCGATCCACGAGCTCGATATCGCCGCGGCCGCCCACGCCGTGCTCACCAAGCCGGACCATCGCGGCGCCCAGCACGACCTGACGGGCCCCGAGGCGCTCACCTTCCGTCAGCAACTCGACCGCATCGCCGGAGTCACCGGGCAACCCGTTGTCATCGACCACGTCACCCCCGAGGCGTGGAAAGAGCAGATGCAGGCACACCTCCCCGCCGCCGTCGCCGACGCCCTCCTCGACCACTGGCGCCGCCACGACGGTGTCCCCACACCGCTCACCGACACCGTCGCCACCCTCACCGGCCACCCGCCCCGCACCTTCACCAACTGGATCGAGGACAACGCCGCAGAATTCACCGCCTGA
- a CDS encoding TetR/AcrR family transcriptional regulator: protein MSEAPVSRRARPAKAPLSREVIIETGLRILDQEGLAALTMRRVAQDLDTGAASLYVYVANRDDLMAAMLDHVLGTIEQPTGGSWRERLVALVQASVAAMSRHEGLAVVALGAIPTGTNALVLIDRLLALLAEGGVDERTNSWAVDLLFLYITAAAAEQSAYNTKGMRAEAHLAEVEKRFAGLPADRYPMIVTMRESLMAGDGDARAQWALRVLIEGILATPVR from the coding sequence ATGAGTGAAGCGCCAGTCAGTCGGCGAGCCCGCCCGGCGAAGGCACCTCTCAGTCGCGAGGTGATCATCGAAACCGGCCTGCGCATCCTGGATCAGGAGGGCCTGGCCGCACTGACGATGCGTCGCGTGGCGCAGGACCTCGATACGGGCGCGGCCTCGCTCTACGTCTACGTCGCCAACCGCGACGACCTGATGGCCGCGATGCTCGACCACGTACTCGGCACGATCGAGCAACCGACCGGCGGCAGCTGGCGGGAACGGCTGGTAGCGCTGGTGCAGGCATCGGTGGCGGCGATGAGCCGCCACGAGGGGCTGGCGGTCGTCGCGCTCGGTGCGATCCCGACCGGGACGAACGCCCTCGTGCTGATCGACCGGCTGCTGGCCTTGCTGGCCGAGGGCGGGGTGGACGAGCGCACCAACTCGTGGGCGGTCGACCTGCTGTTCCTGTACATCACCGCGGCCGCCGCCGAACAGAGCGCCTACAACACCAAGGGCATGCGCGCCGAAGCCCACCTCGCCGAGGTCGAGAAGCGGTTCGCCGGGTTACCCGCCGACCGTTATCCGATGATCGTGACGATGCGGGAAAGCCTGATGGCGGGCGACGGCGACGCGCGCGCCCAATGGGCGCTTCGCGTGCTGATCGAGGGCATTCTCGCCACGCCGGTCCGGTGA
- a CDS encoding GNAT family N-acetyltransferase: MQDVSVIRPATEDDLPVLQDIEIAAGKPFAEIGMTAVAEDEPPSLETLREYQRDGRAWVWVDDDDYPIGYLVLGVVDGVAHIDQVSVHPDHRGRRIGKRLIDHAVFWAKDHGMPSITLTTFTDVAWNGPYYERLGFRYLTAEEQTPGLQAIRAAEAAHGLQDWRRASMRAEVASWSFDGSVSET, translated from the coding sequence ATGCAAGACGTGTCCGTGATCCGACCGGCGACCGAGGACGATTTGCCAGTCCTTCAGGATATCGAGATCGCGGCGGGAAAACCGTTCGCTGAAATCGGTATGACAGCCGTAGCCGAGGATGAGCCACCCTCGTTGGAAACGCTGCGCGAGTACCAGCGCGACGGGCGCGCGTGGGTCTGGGTCGATGACGACGATTATCCGATCGGTTACCTGGTCCTTGGCGTCGTCGACGGCGTCGCCCACATCGACCAGGTGTCGGTGCATCCCGACCATCGGGGACGACGGATCGGCAAGCGCTTGATCGACCACGCGGTGTTCTGGGCGAAAGACCACGGGATGCCGTCGATCACCCTGACCACCTTCACCGACGTGGCCTGGAACGGGCCGTACTACGAGCGCCTCGGCTTCCGCTACCTGACCGCCGAAGAGCAAACGCCAGGTCTGCAGGCGATTCGCGCCGCGGAAGCCGCCCACGGTCTGCAGGACTGGCGGCGGGCCTCCATGCGCGCCGAGGTGGCTTCCTGGTCCTTCGACGGAAGCGTCTCGGAGACCTGA
- a CDS encoding glycerol-3-phosphate dehydrogenase/oxidase, with the protein MTANSVSRGDSALNADRRTRELRQLGDEPQTDVLVIGGGVTGVGAALDAATRGLRTVLVERHDLAFGTSRWSSKLVHGGLRYLASGQVGIAHESAVERGILIRTTAPHLVRPLPQLVPLLPGIGAAQSALVRVGFLAGDVLRRGAGTPAAILPRSRRVAAAEALRLAPTVRRDGLRGGLQSWDGQLVDDARLVVALARTAAAAGATVLTRVEALAVTGNSATLRDTLTGETMTIRARAVINATGVWADEVDPSIELRPSRGTHLVFAAESFGGLSASLTVPVPGSTSRFVFAFPAAHGRVYLGLTDEDAPGPVPDKPIPTDGEIDFLLDTINTALREPLTRADIRGTYAGLRPLLKTAEDSTADISRKHAVLPSPSGVITIVGGKLTTYRQMAEDVIDAAVTRAGLTAGPCRTKRLPLVGAVSGAARDRIDAPPVLIDRYGSEAATILAAAQHNPALTQPVAPGIDVTAAEFQFAVTHEAALDADDLLDRRTRIGLIAEDRVAATPAALAALAPVT; encoded by the coding sequence ATGACAGCGAATTCGGTGTCGAGGGGAGATTCCGCACTGAACGCGGACCGCCGCACCCGTGAGCTGCGGCAACTCGGCGACGAGCCGCAGACCGATGTCCTGGTGATCGGTGGCGGTGTCACCGGCGTCGGCGCCGCGCTCGACGCGGCCACGCGCGGGCTCCGGACAGTGTTGGTGGAGCGGCACGACCTGGCGTTCGGGACCAGCCGGTGGAGTTCCAAGCTGGTGCACGGTGGCCTGCGGTATCTGGCCAGCGGCCAGGTCGGCATCGCGCACGAGAGTGCTGTCGAGCGGGGCATTCTGATCCGCACCACCGCGCCGCATCTCGTGCGCCCGCTGCCGCAGCTGGTACCGCTGCTGCCCGGCATCGGCGCCGCGCAGAGCGCGCTCGTCCGGGTGGGTTTCCTGGCGGGCGATGTGCTCCGGCGCGGCGCGGGCACCCCCGCGGCGATCCTGCCCCGTTCCCGCCGGGTGGCGGCCGCCGAAGCGCTGCGGCTCGCCCCGACCGTGCGCCGAGACGGGCTGCGCGGCGGACTCCAGTCCTGGGACGGACAGCTCGTCGACGACGCTCGCCTGGTGGTCGCCCTTGCCCGCACCGCGGCCGCGGCGGGCGCGACCGTCCTGACCCGCGTGGAAGCCCTTGCCGTCACCGGCAATTCAGCCACCCTGCGGGACACCCTGACCGGCGAAACGATGACTATCCGAGCCCGCGCCGTCATCAACGCCACCGGCGTCTGGGCCGACGAGGTCGATCCCAGCATCGAATTGCGCCCGAGCCGCGGCACCCACCTGGTGTTCGCCGCCGAGTCGTTCGGCGGCCTCAGCGCCTCGCTGACCGTCCCGGTTCCGGGCAGCACCAGCCGTTTCGTCTTCGCCTTCCCCGCCGCGCACGGCCGCGTTTACCTCGGCCTGACCGACGAGGATGCCCCCGGCCCGGTGCCGGACAAACCGATACCCACCGACGGCGAGATCGACTTCCTGCTCGACACCATCAACACCGCCCTGCGAGAGCCATTGACCCGCGCCGACATTCGCGGCACCTACGCGGGCCTGCGCCCCCTGCTGAAGACCGCCGAAGACAGCACCGCCGACATCTCCCGCAAACACGCGGTCCTACCCTCCCCCTCTGGCGTCATCACCATCGTGGGCGGCAAACTCACCACCTATCGGCAGATGGCCGAGGACGTCATCGACGCCGCCGTCACCCGCGCCGGTCTCACCGCGGGCCCCTGCCGCACGAAGCGACTTCCGCTGGTGGGCGCGGTGTCCGGAGCCGCCCGCGACCGCATCGACGCCCCACCGGTCTTGATCGACCGTTACGGCAGCGAAGCGGCCACCATTCTTGCCGCCGCCCAACACAATCCAGCGCTCACCCAACCCGTGGCGCCCGGAATAGACGTCACCGCAGCGGAATTCCAGTTCGCCGTCACCCACGAAGCCGCCCTCGACGCCGACGACCTGCTCGACCGCCGCACTCGCATCGGCCTGATCGCCGAAGACCGCGTGGCCGCCACCCCCGCCGCGCTAGCCGCACTGGCCCCGGTCACCTAG
- a CDS encoding TetR/AcrR family transcriptional regulator: MTAPDESADDALSAIDLAIFDAARRCVEEFGVRRTTLTEVARRAGVSRPTVYRRWPDTGSLVAELLVRELRAIVAATMPTAGIGRTRLVDGIVAGAAKIRSNPLFGKIFRTDTDLMLTYVFGRLGRNQRALIELFAAGIREGQQDGSIRDGDPEQLATMLLLIAQSAVQSAGTVAPLLAGADLDTELSRAIDGYLVPTAGTTHSGKALR; this comes from the coding sequence GTGACCGCTCCGGACGAGTCAGCCGACGACGCGCTCTCCGCCATTGATCTCGCGATCTTCGACGCCGCCCGGCGCTGCGTCGAAGAGTTCGGCGTGCGCCGCACCACCCTCACCGAGGTGGCGCGCCGCGCCGGGGTGAGCAGGCCGACCGTCTACCGGCGCTGGCCGGACACCGGCTCGCTGGTCGCCGAACTCCTGGTCCGCGAGTTGCGCGCGATCGTCGCCGCGACCATGCCCACCGCGGGCATCGGCCGCACCCGGCTGGTCGACGGCATCGTCGCGGGCGCCGCAAAGATTCGCTCGAATCCGTTGTTCGGCAAAATCTTCCGTACCGACACCGACCTGATGCTCACCTACGTCTTCGGCCGCCTCGGCCGCAACCAGCGCGCACTGATCGAGCTATTCGCCGCGGGCATCCGGGAAGGCCAGCAGGACGGCTCCATCCGCGACGGCGACCCGGAGCAATTGGCCACCATGCTGCTGCTGATCGCACAGTCCGCGGTCCAGTCGGCGGGCACGGTCGCCCCGCTGCTCGCCGGAGCCGACCTGGACACGGAATTGTCCCGCGCGATCGACGGCTATCTCGTTCCCACCGCAGGAACGACTCACTCCGGAAAGGCATTGCGATGA
- a CDS encoding FAD-binding oxidoreductase — protein sequence MVWDAWGIPAGHKPLSAQVRGLLTQVFGVSGDPVARRDEGDVPLRESALTPAKRAGLAEVVGADNVSADHRHRLRHAGGKSTPDLLRRRAAEPQDAPDAIVFPADHDQVLAVLAYCAEHAIAVVPFGGGTSVVGGVDPVRGRFDTVIAVDLRRLDTVSRIDPVSGMATLGAGLTGPRAEELLGAHGLSLGHFPQSFEFASIGGFAATRSSGQASAGYGRFDDMVQRLKIATPTGTLELGRPPASAAGPDLRELFVGSEGALGVITEVTVRVHPIPETTAYQGWSFPDFETGAAALRSVVQAGAAPTVLRLSDEAETGVNLARASDIGGNAVSGCLAITTFEGSEAHVAARSAEASALFAAAGGTALGETPAREWEHGRFGAPYMRDALLDVGVLCETLETATTWANLANLKAKVTAALTDSLAGLGTPPLVMCHISHTYPTGASLYFTVVAKQLDDPIAQWYTAKRAAGDAIVAADGTITHHHAVGTDHRPWLPAEIGDLGVRVLRAVKAELDPAGILNPGKLVP from the coding sequence ATGGTCTGGGATGCCTGGGGCATTCCGGCCGGACACAAGCCGCTGTCGGCGCAGGTCCGTGGCCTGCTGACCCAGGTGTTCGGCGTGTCCGGCGACCCGGTGGCGCGCCGCGATGAGGGCGACGTGCCACTGCGCGAGTCGGCGCTCACGCCTGCCAAGCGAGCCGGGTTGGCCGAGGTGGTCGGTGCGGACAACGTCTCGGCCGACCACCGCCACCGGTTGCGGCACGCGGGCGGCAAGAGCACCCCCGACCTGCTGCGCCGCCGTGCAGCGGAACCGCAGGACGCGCCGGACGCCATCGTCTTCCCCGCCGATCACGACCAGGTGCTCGCCGTACTGGCCTACTGCGCCGAGCACGCCATCGCGGTCGTGCCGTTCGGCGGCGGCACCAGCGTGGTCGGCGGCGTCGATCCGGTGCGCGGGCGCTTCGACACGGTGATCGCGGTGGACCTGCGCAGGCTCGATACCGTGTCGCGGATCGACCCGGTCAGCGGCATGGCCACCCTCGGCGCTGGACTCACCGGCCCCCGCGCCGAGGAACTGCTCGGCGCGCACGGCCTTTCGCTCGGGCACTTCCCGCAGAGCTTCGAATTCGCCAGCATCGGCGGTTTTGCCGCCACCCGGTCGTCGGGGCAGGCGTCCGCCGGGTACGGGCGGTTCGACGACATGGTGCAGCGCCTGAAGATCGCCACTCCCACCGGCACACTGGAACTCGGCCGCCCACCCGCGTCGGCGGCGGGCCCGGACCTGCGCGAACTGTTCGTCGGGTCGGAGGGCGCACTCGGCGTGATCACCGAGGTCACCGTGCGCGTGCACCCGATACCGGAAACCACTGCCTATCAAGGCTGGTCGTTCCCCGACTTCGAAACCGGCGCTGCCGCATTGCGTTCGGTCGTGCAGGCAGGTGCGGCACCGACGGTGCTTCGCCTGTCCGACGAGGCGGAGACCGGTGTCAACTTGGCCCGCGCCAGCGATATCGGCGGCAACGCGGTGTCCGGCTGCCTGGCCATCACCACCTTCGAAGGCAGCGAGGCGCACGTCGCGGCCCGCAGCGCCGAAGCAAGTGCGCTGTTCGCCGCGGCGGGTGGGACCGCCCTCGGGGAAACACCGGCTCGGGAATGGGAGCACGGCCGCTTCGGCGCACCATATATGCGCGATGCCCTGTTGGACGTCGGCGTGCTGTGCGAGACGCTGGAGACCGCGACCACCTGGGCAAACCTAGCCAACCTGAAGGCGAAAGTAACTGCGGCACTGACCGACTCGCTCGCTGGGCTGGGTACCCCGCCGTTGGTCATGTGCCACATCTCGCACACCTACCCGACCGGTGCGTCGCTGTACTTCACCGTCGTCGCCAAGCAGCTCGACGATCCGATTGCCCAGTGGTACACCGCGAAACGGGCCGCCGGTGACGCGATCGTGGCGGCGGACGGCACCATCACCCATCACCACGCCGTCGGCACCGACCACCGGCCGTGGCTGCCCGCCGAGATCGGCGACCTCGGCGTGCGCGTATTGCGTGCGGTAAAAGCCGAATTGGACCCTGCGGGCATCCTCAACCCTGGAAAGCTGGTCCCGTGA
- a CDS encoding diacylglycerol kinase — MTQDSTRAVRAVTVVTNPLAGLGKGHEVAGAAMARFRERGVEVIEVRAPSAAETVRLVRDSIEQGKPDAVVCIGGDGLINVTLAAVAQTGVPLGMVPAGTGNDLARELGVPTEDAVAAADVVLAGRTRDIDLGRIDAPGSPMWFATVTGTGFDARVTLRANAMRWPRGRLRYTVAALAEISGRFTVPYRVELSGAVTDGLTNPGAGSVLETNAVMVAVGNTRTYGGGMLICPDASMDDGLLDLTVVGALSRLEMLRLLPALSAGKRQNHPEVKQYRAAEITLIAPGASATADGEPAGTLPITIRAVPAALTVLVP, encoded by the coding sequence GTGACACAGGATTCCACCCGCGCCGTGCGTGCGGTCACCGTGGTGACCAATCCGCTCGCCGGGCTCGGCAAAGGGCACGAGGTCGCGGGCGCGGCCATGGCACGGTTCCGGGAACGTGGGGTCGAGGTCATCGAGGTGCGGGCCCCATCGGCCGCCGAAACGGTTCGGCTGGTGCGGGATTCGATCGAACAGGGCAAGCCCGATGCGGTGGTCTGCATCGGTGGCGACGGTCTGATCAACGTGACCCTTGCCGCGGTCGCGCAGACGGGCGTGCCGCTCGGCATGGTCCCGGCGGGCACCGGCAACGACCTGGCCAGGGAGCTCGGCGTACCCACGGAGGACGCGGTCGCGGCGGCCGATGTCGTGCTCGCCGGGCGCACCCGCGATATCGACCTCGGCCGGATCGACGCACCGGGTTCGCCGATGTGGTTCGCCACGGTGACCGGCACCGGGTTCGATGCCCGAGTAACCCTGCGCGCCAATGCTATGCGCTGGCCGAGGGGCAGGCTGCGGTACACCGTCGCGGCGCTGGCCGAGATCTCCGGCCGGTTCACCGTGCCCTATCGGGTGGAGCTGTCGGGTGCGGTCACCGACGGCCTGACCAACCCCGGCGCGGGTTCGGTGCTGGAAACGAACGCCGTGATGGTCGCGGTCGGCAACACCCGCACCTACGGCGGCGGCATGCTGATCTGCCCGGACGCGTCGATGGACGACGGCCTGCTCGACCTCACCGTCGTCGGCGCGCTGTCGCGGCTGGAGATGCTGCGCCTGCTGCCCGCCTTGTCCGCGGGGAAACGGCAGAATCATCCGGAGGTCAAGCAGTATCGGGCCGCGGAAATCACACTGATTGCGCCCGGCGCCTCCGCGACCGCCGATGGCGAACCGGCGGGCACCCTGCCGATCACCATCCGTGCTGTCCCCGCGGCACTGACCGTATTGGTTCCCTGA
- a CDS encoding AAA family ATPase produces MPERRRIRTLEEVNPPLDTLSPHSPESLLPVLAPDAVHDLRGHKIDELRYPAMTALVVAGIPGAGKSTVLRRFFGATTESEDPSCGPAGSVVLDSLQARNRWRHRLDWLPYTLWRPVVHVAHFAGIRAALRDTDGPVVIHDCATFGWARRMISRWAAEYGRELHVVLVDVPAVVARAGQHARGRRSNRMTFTLHCFRWQRLMERLAAGGNLRPAPASLVIVDRSNVNQLSRITFAA; encoded by the coding sequence TTGCCGGAACGGCGGCGCATCAGGACGCTGGAAGAGGTGAACCCGCCGCTCGACACGCTGTCACCGCACTCCCCCGAGTCGCTGCTGCCCGTCCTCGCGCCGGACGCCGTGCACGATCTGCGGGGTCACAAGATCGACGAATTGCGGTACCCCGCAATGACTGCCCTGGTCGTTGCGGGCATCCCGGGGGCGGGCAAGAGCACCGTGCTGCGTCGATTCTTCGGCGCGACCACCGAGTCCGAGGACCCATCGTGCGGTCCGGCCGGTTCGGTGGTGCTGGACTCGCTACAGGCCCGCAATAGGTGGCGGCACCGGCTCGATTGGCTGCCCTATACGCTGTGGCGGCCGGTCGTGCATGTCGCGCATTTCGCGGGAATTCGCGCGGCACTGCGGGATACCGACGGGCCGGTGGTAATCCACGACTGCGCCACCTTCGGCTGGGCGCGGCGGATGATCTCCCGGTGGGCGGCCGAGTACGGCAGGGAACTGCACGTGGTCCTCGTCGATGTCCCGGCCGTGGTGGCCCGCGCCGGTCAGCACGCACGCGGGCGGCGGTCCAATCGAATGACCTTCACACTGCACTGTTTTCGCTGGCAGCGGCTGATGGAGCGGCTGGCTGCCGGTGGCAATCTGCGGCCCGCTCCGGCGTCGCTGGTGATCGTCGACCGGAGCAACGTCAACCAGCTGAGCCGAATCACCTTCGCCGCGTAG